GCGCGGCCGCGGCCAGGCCGCTTCGCTGCGGCGCGCGCGCAAGGACCTGGTGGCGCGCCGGGTGAGCAGCGCGCAACTGGATGGCGAAACCAGCATTCCCGCCGCGGAGCTGAAGCCCGGCGACCTGGTGGTGATCTCCGCAGGAGAGCTCATTCCGGCCGACGGCGAGATCGTGCACGGCGTGGCCACCATCAACGAGGCCGCGGTCACCGGCGAATCGGCGCCGGTGCTGCGCGAGGCCGGCACCGATCGCTCCGGCGTGATCGGCGGCACCAAGGTGCTGTCCGACGAGATCGTGGTGAAGGTCACCGCCGAGCCGGGGCATAGCTTCCTGGACCGGATGATCGCGCTGGTCGAAGGCGCCAACCGGCAGAAGACCCCGAACGAGATCGCGCTGACCATGCTGCTGGCGGCGATGACCCTGACCTTCCTGATCGTGGTCGCCACCTTGCCGGTGATCGCCGGCTTCGTCGGCGTGCGCATCGACCCGCTGCTGCTGATCGCGCTGCTGGTGTGCCTGATCCCGACCACTATCGGCGGGCTGTTGCCGGCGATCGGCATCGCCGGTATGAACCGCGCGCTGTCGGCGAACGTGCTGGCCAAGTCGGGCAAGGCGGTGGAGGTGGCCGGCGACGTCGATGTGCTGCTGCTCGACAAGACCGGCACCATCACCTACGGCGACCGCCAGGCCACCGCGTTCCATGCGCTCAGCGGCGTCGATGCGGCGCAGCTGCGCGAGGCGGCGATGCTGTCCTCGCTGGCCGACCCGACCCCGGAAGGCAAGTCGATCGTGCGCCTGGCGCGCGAGCAGGGCCTGCCGCCGGCCGACCCGGATGGCGCCAGCTTCGTCGCCTTCACCGCGCAGACGCGCATGTCCGGCGTCGACCTGCCCGCGCAGGGGCCACACCCGCCGCGTTCGATCCGCAAGGGCGCGGCCGATGCGCTGATCCGCCACGTCACCGCGCTGGGCGGGCAGGTGCCGGCGGAACTGAAGGGGCGGGTGGAGCAGGTCGCGCGCAGCGGCGCCACGCCGCTGGTGGTGGCCGAGGGCCGGCACGTGCTCGGCGTGGTCGAGCTGTCGGACGTGGTCAAGCATGGAGTGCGCGAGAAGTTCGCGCGGCTGCGCGCGATGGGCGTCAAGACGGTGATGATCACCGGCGACAACCCGCTCACCGCCGCGGCGATCGCCGCCGAGGCCGGCGTCGACGACTACATCGCCGAGGCCACGCCGGAGGACAAGCTCGCGCGCATCCGTGCCGAGCAGGCCGGCGGTCGCCTGGTGGCGATGGTCGGCGACGGCACCAACGATGCGCCGGCGCTGGCCCAGGCCGATGTCGGCCTGGCGATGAACTCGGGCACGCAGGCGGCCAAGGAAGCCGGCAACATGGTCGATCTGGATTCGGATCCGGCCAAGCTGCTGGCGGTGGTGGAAGTGGGCAAGCAGCAGCTGATCACCCGCGGCGCGCTGACCACCTTCTCGCTGGCCAACGACGTGTCCAAGTATTTCGCGATCCTGCCGGCGCTGTTCGCCGCCTCGATCCCGCAGATGGCCGCGCTGAACGTGATGCGCCTGTCCAGCCCCACCCATGCGGTGCTGGCGGCGTTGATCTTCAACGCGCTGGTGATTCCGGCGCTGATCCCGCTGGCGCTGCGCGGCGTGCGCTTCACCCCGGCCACGGCGACCTCGCTGCTGCGCCGGAACATGCTGATCTACGGCGTCGGCGGCGTGCTGCTGCCGTTCGTCGGGATCAAGCTGATCGACTTGCTGCTGGTGGCGCTGGGCTGAGCCTGGCACCGATCTTCCGCTTCCTTTCCGGATCTCCCGCGATGAACGTTTCCCCGGTTTCCCTTTCCTGTCGCGAACCGCTGCGCTGGCGCGCCGCGGTGGTGCTGCCGCTGCTGGTGCTGGGCGCCGCCGCGCTGTACTCGTTGCTCGCTACCCTGTTCGCCGGCGCGCTGTTCCCGGCGCAGGCCAACGGCAGCCTGCTGCAACGCGACGGCCGCGTGCTCGGCTCGGCGCTGGTCGCGCAGCCGTTCGCCGCGCCCGGTTACTTCCAGCCGCGGCCGTCGGCGGCCAAGTTCGACCCGATGGCCGCGGCTGGCAGCAACCAGGCGCGCAGCAATCCCGAACTGCAGCAGCGCATCGCCGACGCGCGCACAGCATTGGCCGCGCGCGACGGCGTCGCCGCGGCACAGGTGCCGGACGACCTGCTGACCCAGTCCGGCAGCGGCCTGGACCCGGACATCAGCGTGGCCGCGGCGCAGCAACAGGTGGCGCGCGTGGCCAACGCCCGCGAGCTGCCGGTCGCGACCGTCGCCGCGCTGGTCGCCGCGCAGGTGCAGCCGCGCCAGTTCGGCGTGCTCGGCCAGCCGCGGGTGAATGTGTTGGCGTTGAACCTGGCGTTGGATGGAGCCGGGACTCGGGACTCGGGACCCGGGACTCGGGAAAATCAAGAACAAAAGCAATAAGCCGACGGCCCGCGCTGTACGCTCTGCGAGTCCCGAGTCCCGAGTCCCGAGTCCCGAACCGCACCTATGCCCGATCCCCGCACCCAACAGGCCGACGCCTTGATCGGCGCGCTCCAGCGCGAGCGCGGCGGGCGCCTGACCGTGTTCCTGGGCGCGGCGCCGGGCGTGGGCAAGACCTACGCGATGCTGTCGCGCGCGCGGCAGCTGCAGCAGCAGGGCAGCGAGGTGGTGGTCGGGGTGGTCGAGACCCATGGCCGCGCGGAGACCGCGGCGCTGCTCGACGGGTTGACCGTGCAGCCGCGGCGGCGCGTGGAGTACCGCGGCCGCACGCTCGAGGAAATGGACCTGGACGCGCTGCTGGCACGGCGCCCGCCGCTCGTGCTGGTCGACGAACTGGCCCATCGCAACGCGCCCGGCAGCCGCCACGAGCGGCGCTGGCAGGACGTGCAGGAACTGCTCGACGCCGGCATCGACGTCTACAGCACGGTCAACATCCAGCACCTGGAAAGCCTCAACGACGTGGTCCACCGCATCACCGGCATCCGCGTCGGCGAGACCGTGCCCGATGCGATCTTCGACCGGCTGCGCGACATCGTGCTGGTCGACCTGCCGCCGCGCGAGCTGATCGAGCGCCTGCAGCAGGGCAAGGTGTACCTGCCCGAGCAGGCCGGGCAGGCGCTGCAGGCCTTCTTCTCGCCGTCCAACCTTGCCGCGCTGCGCGAACTGGCGATGCAGACTGCGGCCGACCGCGTCGACAACGACCTGCGCGACGTGCAGGCCGCGCAGGGCCGCACCGGCGTGGCGCTGCGGCGGCGGGTGCTGGTGGCGATCGACGGGCGCGGCCAGTCCGACTACCTGGTGCGGGTGGCGCGGCGCCTGGCCGAGCGCCGCGGCGCGCCATGGAGCGTGGTCACCGTGCAGACCCAGGCGCAGCCGGAAGAAGCGTGGCAGCTGGAGATCGATCGCGCCTTCGCGCTGGCGCGCAGGCTCGGCGGCGACGCGGCGCTGCTGCATGGCGCCAGCGTGGCCGATGCGCTGCTCGACCATGCCGCGCACAACGGCGTGTCCACGCTGCTGCTCGGCCGCACCCGCGAGCGGCCGCTGGCGCGGATGATCAACCGCACCCTGACCCAGCAACTGCTGCAGCGCGGCGCGCACTACGAACTGGTCATCATCAGCTCGCCGGAAGCGCGCGCACGCGCGCGGCGGCGCTGGCGCAGTCCCGGCCACTGGCTGTCGCGCGACGACCTGGCGTTCGCCACCGTCGCTTCGCTGCTGGCGGTGGCGGTGGCCTGGATCGCCGAACGCTGGGTCGGCATCGACGACCTGTCGATGGTGTTCATCGTCGCGGTGGTGATGGTCGCGGCGAAGACGCGCATGGCCGCGGCGGTGCTGTCGGCGTTGCTGAGCTTCTTCGCCTACAACTTCTTCTTCATCGAACCGCGCTACACGCTGCACATCGGCGCGCGCCAGGGCCTGGTCACGGTGCTGCTGTTCCTGGTCGCGGCGCTGGTCGCCGGGCGGCTGGCGTCGCGGCTGCGCATGCAGGTGCTGGCGCTGCGCGCGGCCAACGCGCAGACCACCGCGCTGCAGCGGCTGGGCCGCGAACTGACCAGTGCCGCCGACCTGGGCCAGGTGCTGGAGGCCGGGCGCCGTGCGCTGGCCGCCACGCTGGAAGCGGAAGCGTGGGTGCGGCTGCAGCCGCTGGAGGCGGCGCACGCCGCGGCGCAGGACGGCGCGCACGACTACGCGCCGTCGATGGCGGCGGTGGACCGCAGCGCCGCCGACTGGGCGCAGCGCCACGGCCAGGCCACCGGCCGCTTCACCGACACCCTGGCCGGCGCCAGCTGGTGGTTCCTGCCGGTGCGCCACGAACGCGGCGCGATCGGCGTGGTCGGGCTGAAGTTCGCTGCCGGCGTGCAGCGCCCCGGGCTGGAGCAGCAGCGTCTGGCCGAGGCCATGGTCGAGGACATCGGCCAGGCCGCGCTGCGCACGCGGCTGGTCGCCGACCTGGAAAGCGCGCGGGTCAGCGGCGAGACCGAGCGCCTGCGCTCGGCGTTGCTGTCGTCGGTGTCGCACGACCTGCGCTCGCCGCTGGCGGCGATGATCGGCGCCGCCAGCAGCCTGTCCAGCTATGGCCAGGCGATGGACGCCGACGACCGCCGCAGCCTGCTGGAGACGATCCAGCTGGAAGGCGAGCGCCTGGACCGCTACATCCAGAACCTGCTCGACATGACCCGGCTCGGCCACACCGGGCTGACCTTGAACCGCGACTGGATCGGCGTGGACGAACTGATCGGCTCGGCCGCGCGGCGGCTGCAGCGCTACCAGCCGCAGGTGCGGCTGGACATCGCGCTGGCGGCGGACCTGCCGACGCTGTGGGTGCACCCGGCGCTGGTCGAGCAGGCGATCTTCAACGTGCTGGAGAACGCGGCGAAGTTTTCGCCGCAGGACGAGGCGATCCGCGTCGCCGCGGCGATGGTCGACGGGCGCCTGCGCATCGATATCGGCGACCGCGGCCCGGGCATTCCCGAGGACGAGCGCGCGCGCATCTTCGACATGTTCTACAGCGTCGAGCGCGGCGACCGCGGCCGCCACGGCACCGGCCTGGGCCTGACCATCTGCCAGGGCATGATCGGCGCGCACGGTGGCAGCGTCGAGGCGCTGCCCGGCGCCGATGGCCGCGGCACCACGATCCGCATTACCCTGCCGCTGATCGAACCCGCCGCCCCGCCGCCCCGCCCCGATGCCGACTGACTCCCACGCCGATCCGATTCCGCCGCCGCGCGTGCTGGTCATCGACGACGAGCCGCAGATCCGGCGCTTCCTGGACATCAGCCTGCGCGCGCAGGGCTACCGCGTGCTGCAGGCGGCCACCGGCGGCGACGGCCTGGCGCAGCTGGCCGCGCACGGCGCCGAACTGGTAGTGCTCGACGTCGGCCTGCCCGATCAGGACGGGCACAGCGTGCTGCGCGAACTGCGCCAGTGGTCCACGGTGCCGGTGATCATGCTCACCGTGCGCGCCGGCGAAACGGAGAAGGTGCAGGCGCTGGATGCCGGCGCCAACGACTACGTGACCAAGCCGTTCGGCGTGCAGGAACTGATGGCGCGGATCCGCGTGCTGCTGCGCATGCAACCGGCCGCCGGCGAAGCCGAGCCGGTGTTCGACGACGGCCACCTGCACATCCACCTGGGCCTGCGCGAGGTGCGCCTGGATGGCGAGCCGCTGCCGCTGAGCCGCAAGGAATATGCGTTGCTGGCGCTGCTGCTGCGCCACAGCGGGCGCGTGCTCACCCAGCCGCAGCTGCTGCGCGAAGTGTGGGGGCCGACGCATCAAGAGGACACCCATTATCTGCGCATCCTGGTCGGCAAGCTGCGGCAGAAGCTCGGCGACAGCGCGGTGGCGCCGCGCTACATCGCTACGGAGCCGGGTGTGGGGTTGCGTTTCATCGGGGTGCAGAGCAATCCTGAGTTTCGTTGATGTCTGGGTGCGGCGATATCGCGTGCGTCGCTATAGTTGCGCCGATAAGCGCTGCCGCGACTGGATGGCTCATGGATCAGGCCGGCACGCTCCAGTGCTTGATCATGGTTGCTGACAGGTAGCGTAGTGTTCAAAGCATTTCACGCCCTACGGGCGCGAGTCACTTTTCTTTGCTTGTGCAAAGAAGCGCTTTACAGCAGCCGAAGGCTGATCAAAGTAACCAAAAGAAAGCACACCCCGTCCTCGCGCCTTCCGCGCTGCGCGCTCCAGGTCCGCGGGGGCGGCGGGGATTCGCGGAAGGGGCTCCTGCCCCTGCCGCGAACGACGCGCATCCATGCGCGTCGCCCTTCGGGTTTTTCCCCGCCACGCCCGCCGCTGCGGAAGGGACCCGGTAAGTCAAAAGCCAATCCACGAGCAACAACAACAGCAACAACAGCAACAGCAGCAACAGCAGCAACAGCAACAGCAACAGCAAAGCCAACGGCAACAGCAAAGGCAAAGGCGGTGATCAGAAAATGCAGCGCATGGCCAAGGGATGCGACGGCGTCGATCAGAATTGCGGGGCGCTAACCTTCTCTGCACGCGCGAGCTGCACTTTTCCCGGTCTTCGCTCAGCTACTTATCCAGCAGCACCTCTCCCGGATCGAGAACGCCGTCCGGGTCCAGCGCGCGCTTCACCGCGCTGCGTCCAGCGTCGCCGCGTCGAAGGCCTGCGCCATGTGGTCGCGCTTGGCCGCGCCGATGTCTGCGTTCGCCCGACAGCGTGCCGTCCAGCAGCCTGAACAGCCGTGGCTATGCATCTGCGAGTGGTGCTGGGGCGTACTGGTGCCGACGTGCAGGTTGCCGGGTCAGCGCACGGGTGCTGCCGGACGCGTATCGCCGGTGTCGCGCAATGCGGCATCCAGGAACGCCGTGGTCCGCGTCCAGCTGTCCGCGCGCGCTGCGGTCAGTCCTGACGGCGTGCCGCCGCCGAAGCCGATGTCTTCCTGCAGCGTGGTCTCGGTCGGCGCCAGGCCGAAGGCGAAATGTCCGCCCTGTGGGTATTGCAGCACGCTGACCTGGTGGGCGAACTGGCGCCGCCGCAGCCGCTCGGCAATCGCATCGGCCATCTGTGCGGACGGCCACACCTGGTCCTGCGCGCTGGCGATCAGCAGCACCGGGCCGTGGATGCGTTCGACCGGGATCCTGGCAGGGCTGTCGGCGGCGACCGCCTTGCCGCTGTGCGTGTAGAGATCGAGCAAGCCCTTGCAATCTGGACAGGGCGCGAAGGGCACGTAGGCCAGCGGCGTGCCGGCCAGGGTCCACGAGCTGGCCGCTGCGCCGCCGCTGCGGTCGATGCCCTGCCAGACCACGTCCGATGGCGATGCGGCGACCACCGCAGCGATGCGCGCATCGTGCGCAGCCAGCGTCAGTGCGGCTTCGGCGCCCTTGGACAATCCCAGCACGGCGATCCGCGGCGGCGCTGCCGGGCCTTGCTGCGCCAGGTAGTCGATGCCGGCCTGCAGCCGTTCCAGTGGGATCGCACTGAGTTGCGACGGCAGGCCAGGCCCATTGAAGTAACTCTGTGCGAGCGCGACGTAGCCCTGCTCGGCCAGGCGCCTGGCGATGCGCTTGGCCCAGGCGCGTCCGCCTTCCGCGCCGCCCAATACCAGCACCGCCGGGTGCGCCGCAGTGTCCTCGGGCGTGTACAGCGTGGCGGAGAGCGTCGCGGTCTCGATCGAGCGCTCGGCGATCGGCTGCGCCGTCGCGACGCCGCAGCCGGCCAGCCATGCAACGGCGGCCGCGAGGCCGAATCTGATCGTCATGAAGCGCCGTTCCTGGTGTGGGCGCTCGGGTCGCGGCACGGATGCGCCGCACGTCCCCGTTCGCACCGCGGCACTATCGTGCATTCATGCCTCGGTCGCATGGCCGGATGGTCATGCCTTGACGCCGGCGAGGCGACGTCGACTGTGCAGGTGCTGCCAACAATGCGAGTCGCGGCTGCCGACTGGGCATCTCCCGCAAACGTGGCCAGGGTTGGCCCCGTGTGCCACAGGATGGTTCAGCCTCGACAGGTTACGACGTTGTCAGCCTTTTTCGCTTCGTTCGTCGCGGCTGAAGCCGCTCCTACAAAAAGCGGTCGCCGGTTGCCTGCACGCGGCATCAGGCCGATTCTTGCGAGTCCCGAGTCCCGAGTCCCGAGTCCCGAGTCCCGAGCCGCGCTATCTGTCCGGCAACACCTTCCCCGGATTGAGGATGCCGTCCGGGTCCAGCGCGCGCTTCACCGCGCGCATCGCGTCCAGCGTGGCCGCGTCGAAGGCCTGCGCCATGTAGTCGCGCTTGGCCACGCCGATGCCGTGCTCGCCCGACAGCGTGCCTTCCAGCGCCAGCACCAGCGCGAACAGGCGCGGCAGCGCGGCGTGCGCACGCGCGGTCTCGGCGGCATCGTCGGGCGCGTACATGATGTTGACGTGCAGGTTGCCGTTGCCGGCGTGGCCGAAGGCGACGATCGGCAGGTCGAACTCCGCCGCCAGCGCTTCCACCCCGGCCACCAGTTCGGGGATGCGCGACACCGGCACCACCACGTCTTCGTTGATCTTGCCCGGCTTGATCGTGCGCAGCGCCGGCGACAGCGCGCGGCGCGCGGCCCACAGCCGGTCGCGCGCGGCGCCGTCGGTGGCCACGTCCAGCGACAGCAGGCCGTCGCCTTCGGCCGCCGCGCCCAGCGCCTGCAATGCATAGGGCAGGGTGTCGTGGTCGCCGTCGGCTTCGATCAGCAGCATCGCGCCGGCCTCGGGCACGTCGCTGCCGTTGCGGCGCAGCAGCGCGATCGCGCTGCGGTCCATGAATTCCAGCATCGCCGGCGTGGTCGGCTGCGCCATCAGCCGCGACACCGCCGCCGCGGCGCTGCCGGCATCGCGGTAGAACGCACGCAGTCCGGCCTGCGCCAGCGGCCGCGGCGACAGCTTCAGCGTGGCCTCCACGATCAGCGCCAGGGTGCCTTCGCTGCCGACCAGCA
This sequence is a window from Xanthomonas sp. CFBP 8443. Protein-coding genes within it:
- a CDS encoding response regulator transcription factor, which gives rise to MPTDSHADPIPPPRVLVIDDEPQIRRFLDISLRAQGYRVLQAATGGDGLAQLAAHGAELVVLDVGLPDQDGHSVLRELRQWSTVPVIMLTVRAGETEKVQALDAGANDYVTKPFGVQELMARIRVLLRMQPAAGEAEPVFDDGHLHIHLGLREVRLDGEPLPLSRKEYALLALLLRHSGRVLTQPQLLREVWGPTHQEDTHYLRILVGKLRQKLGDSAVAPRYIATEPGVGLRFIGVQSNPEFR
- the kdpB gene encoding potassium-transporting ATPase subunit KdpB, coding for MSTPLPQASSSVHKPGLLDGPALRAALRASVLKLSPRHLLGSPVMAVVFAGTLLSALITAAGQGAPGFGWAVTAILLLTVLFGNFAEAVAEARGRGQAASLRRARKDLVARRVSSAQLDGETSIPAAELKPGDLVVISAGELIPADGEIVHGVATINEAAVTGESAPVLREAGTDRSGVIGGTKVLSDEIVVKVTAEPGHSFLDRMIALVEGANRQKTPNEIALTMLLAAMTLTFLIVVATLPVIAGFVGVRIDPLLLIALLVCLIPTTIGGLLPAIGIAGMNRALSANVLAKSGKAVEVAGDVDVLLLDKTGTITYGDRQATAFHALSGVDAAQLREAAMLSSLADPTPEGKSIVRLAREQGLPPADPDGASFVAFTAQTRMSGVDLPAQGPHPPRSIRKGAADALIRHVTALGGQVPAELKGRVEQVARSGATPLVVAEGRHVLGVVELSDVVKHGVREKFARLRAMGVKTVMITGDNPLTAAAIAAEAGVDDYIAEATPEDKLARIRAEQAGGRLVAMVGDGTNDAPALAQADVGLAMNSGTQAAKEAGNMVDLDSDPAKLLAVVEVGKQQLITRGALTTFSLANDVSKYFAILPALFAASIPQMAALNVMRLSSPTHAVLAALIFNALVIPALIPLALRGVRFTPATATSLLRRNMLIYGVGGVLLPFVGIKLIDLLLVALG
- a CDS encoding sensor histidine kinase KdpD — protein: MPDPRTQQADALIGALQRERGGRLTVFLGAAPGVGKTYAMLSRARQLQQQGSEVVVGVVETHGRAETAALLDGLTVQPRRRVEYRGRTLEEMDLDALLARRPPLVLVDELAHRNAPGSRHERRWQDVQELLDAGIDVYSTVNIQHLESLNDVVHRITGIRVGETVPDAIFDRLRDIVLVDLPPRELIERLQQGKVYLPEQAGQALQAFFSPSNLAALRELAMQTAADRVDNDLRDVQAAQGRTGVALRRRVLVAIDGRGQSDYLVRVARRLAERRGAPWSVVTVQTQAQPEEAWQLEIDRAFALARRLGGDAALLHGASVADALLDHAAHNGVSTLLLGRTRERPLARMINRTLTQQLLQRGAHYELVIISSPEARARARRRWRSPGHWLSRDDLAFATVASLLAVAVAWIAERWVGIDDLSMVFIVAVVMVAAKTRMAAAVLSALLSFFAYNFFFIEPRYTLHIGARQGLVTVLLFLVAALVAGRLASRLRMQVLALRAANAQTTALQRLGRELTSAADLGQVLEAGRRALAATLEAEAWVRLQPLEAAHAAAQDGAHDYAPSMAAVDRSAADWAQRHGQATGRFTDTLAGASWWFLPVRHERGAIGVVGLKFAAGVQRPGLEQQRLAEAMVEDIGQAALRTRLVADLESARVSGETERLRSALLSSVSHDLRSPLAAMIGAASSLSSYGQAMDADDRRSLLETIQLEGERLDRYIQNLLDMTRLGHTGLTLNRDWIGVDELIGSAARRLQRYQPQVRLDIALAADLPTLWVHPALVEQAIFNVLENAAKFSPQDEAIRVAAAMVDGRLRIDIGDRGPGIPEDERARIFDMFYSVERGDRGRHGTGLGLTICQGMIGAHGGSVEALPGADGRGTTIRITLPLIEPAAPPPRPDAD
- the kdpC gene encoding potassium-transporting ATPase subunit KdpC; the protein is MNVSPVSLSCREPLRWRAAVVLPLLVLGAAALYSLLATLFAGALFPAQANGSLLQRDGRVLGSALVAQPFAAPGYFQPRPSAAKFDPMAAAGSNQARSNPELQQRIADARTALAARDGVAAAQVPDDLLTQSGSGLDPDISVAAAQQQVARVANARELPVATVAALVAAQVQPRQFGVLGQPRVNVLALNLALDGAGTRDSGPGTRENQEQKQ
- a CDS encoding acyl-CoA thioester hydrolase/BAAT C-terminal domain-containing protein — encoded protein: MTIRFGLAAAVAWLAGCGVATAQPIAERSIETATLSATLYTPEDTAAHPAVLVLGGAEGGRAWAKRIARRLAEQGYVALAQSYFNGPGLPSQLSAIPLERLQAGIDYLAQQGPAAPPRIAVLGLSKGAEAALTLAAHDARIAAVVAASPSDVVWQGIDRSGGAAASSWTLAGTPLAYVPFAPCPDCKGLLDLYTHSGKAVAADSPARIPVERIHGPVLLIASAQDQVWPSAQMADAIAERLRRRQFAHQVSVLQYPQGGHFAFGLAPTETTLQEDIGFGGGTPSGLTAARADSWTRTTAFLDAALRDTGDTRPAAPVR
- a CDS encoding FAD-linked oxidase C-terminal domain-containing protein, with product MTTPLPAALTDTLAALLGGDGWRTDDASRRSYGEDDSRRWALADAVALPQTREQVQAIVRACRAHRVPIVARGAGTGTAGAAVPFGGGVVLSFARMNRIVQLRPQDRCAVVEPGVLNGDLQQALMPHRLFWPPDPSSAEICSIGGNLSTNAGGPRAVKYGATRDNVLGVVAVTGTGELIRCGGAYTKDATGYDLTHLLVGSEGTLALIVEATLKLSPRPLAQAGLRAFYRDAGSAAAAVSRLMAQPTTPAMLEFMDRSAIALLRRNGSDVPEAGAMLLIEADGDHDTLPYALQALGAAAEGDGLLSLDVATDGAARDRLWAARRALSPALRTIKPGKINEDVVVPVSRIPELVAGVEALAAEFDLPIVAFGHAGNGNLHVNIMYAPDDAAETARAHAALPRLFALVLALEGTLSGEHGIGVAKRDYMAQAFDAATLDAMRAVKRALDPDGILNPGKVLPDR